A single genomic interval of Zingiber officinale cultivar Zhangliang chromosome 4A, Zo_v1.1, whole genome shotgun sequence harbors:
- the LOC121971527 gene encoding putative lipoxygenase 5, whose product MAASSEILGSSFLQQTSLLPSWNSPLFRRDEQSRLSLTPPPKQSRRRSCRAVRPPLAAVVIKERFVKVEREEKAVKFKVRAAVTVRRKNEDLGGAIANQVDALCDKLGRSVLMELVSTEMDPGTRKPRSSNEAELRGWFEKKDAKTDRVVYAAEFTVDSNFNEAGAITVLNRHQREFFLESIVVEGFACGPIHFPCNSWVQPSRLHPTKRIFFSNKPYLPSQTPAGLKELRQQELKELRGDGKGERKITDRIYDYDVYNDLGNPDKGIQFARPVLGGDKMPYPRRLRTGRPPTTTDKDAECRVEDPLPVYAPRDDQFEEGKVEMITAGARKAVLHNLLPLLVASISPESHDFKAFHEVDNLFKEGLRLKQSLQDQLFHKLPLVSKIQDLSEAKLRYDTPDIITKDKFAWLRDDEFARQTLAGINPVNIERLQAFPPISQLDPAIYGPPESAIREEHIIRHLDGLSVQQALEANKLFMLDYHDAYMPFLDRINAQDGRKAYGTRTIFFLSEQETLKPIAIELSLPPARVGDSRAKRVFTPPVDATSCWLWQLAKAHVCSNDAGVHQLVNHWLKTHACMEPFIVAAHRQLSAMHPIYKLLKPHMRYTLQVNALARQILISGGGIIESSFTPGPSGMEICAAVYRQNWRIDQETLPADLIKRGMAVEDSTKPHGLRLVIEDYPYASDGLLLWSAIEEWVKRYVAAYYPDAESVLSDFELQSWYAEAVNVGHADVRYAPWWPRLSSPGELSSFLTTVVWLCSAQHAALNFGQYPLGGYIPNRPPLLRRLVPTEGDPEYEHFLSDPAKFFLASLPSLTQTTTFMTVIDTLSTHSVDEEYLGERPDPYTWTGDAEMVEAFHEFAAKVRRAEAEIGRRNADPDRRNRCGAGVLPYELMAPTSGPGITCRGVPNSVTI is encoded by the exons ATGGCTGCTTCTTCGGAGATATTAGGATCTTCTTTTCTCCAACAAACTTCTTTGCTCCCTTCTTGGAACTCGCCGCTGTTCCGCCGCGATGAACAGAGCAGGCTCTCCCTTACTCCTCCTCCGAAGCAGAGCAGGAGGAGGAGTTGCAGGGCGGTGCGGCCTCCGCTTGCGGCGGTAGTTATCAAGGAGAGGTTCGTGAAAGTTGAGCGAGAAGAGAAGGCGGTGAAGTTTAAGGTCAGGGCGGCCGTGACGGTGAGGAGGAAGAACGAGGACCTCGGAGGCGCGATCGCTAACCAGGTCGATGCCTTGTGCGACAAATTGGGGCGAAGCGTTCTTATGGAGCTCGTGAGCACCGAGATGGACCCAG GAACGAGGAAGCCAAGGAGCAGCAACGAGGCGGAGCTGAGGGGCTGGTTTGAGAAGAAGGACGCGAAGACGGACCGGGTGGTGTACGCGGCGGAGTTCACGGTGGACTCCAACTTCAACGAGGCAGGCGCTATCACAGTGCTGAACCGCCACCAGAGGGAGTTCTTCCTGGAGAGCATCGTGGTGGAAGGCTTTGCCTGTGGTCCTATCCACTTTCCTTGCAACTCCTGGGTCCAGCCTTCCCGCCTCCACCCTACCAAGAGGATTTTCTTTTCCAACAAG CCTTATTTGCCGTCGCAGACGCCGGCCGGACTAAAGGAGCTGAGGCAGCAGGAATTGAAGGAGCTGAGGGGCGACGGCAAGGGCGAGAGGAAGATCACCGATCGAATTTATGATTACGACGTCTACAACGATTTGGGCAACCCCGACAAGGGGATCCAGTTCGCACGGCCAGTCCTCGGAGGGGATAAGATGCCCTACCCAAGAAGATTGAGGACTGGGCGACCCCCGACGACCACTG ACAAAGATGCGGAGTGCAGGGTGGAGGATCCGCTGCCCGTGTACGCGCCGCGCGACGACCAGTTCGAGGAGGGCAAGGTGGAGATGATAACGGCAGGAGCCCGAAAGGCTGTGCTCCACAATCTCCTTCCCCTTTTAGTCGCTTCCATCTCCCCTGAGAGCCATGACTTCAAAGCCTTCCACGAGGTGGACAACCTGTTCAAGGAAGGCCTCCGCCTGAAGCAGAGCTTACAAGACCAACTCTTCCACAAGCTGCCGTTGGTCAGCAAGATCCAAGACCTGAGCGAGGCCAAACTCAGATACGATACGCCCGACATCATCACCA AGGATAAGTTCGCCTGGCTACGAGACGATGAGTTCGCCCGTCAGACTCTGGCCGGCATCAACCCTGTCAACATCGAACGGCTTCAG GCCTTCCCTCCCATTAGCCAGCTAGATCCAGCCATCTACGGGCCACCGGAATCCGCTATTAGAGAAGAACACATCATCAGACACCTCGATGGACTGTCTGTTCAACAG GCGTTGGAGGCGAACAAACTTTTCATGTTGGACTACCATGATGCCTACATGCCCTTCCTTGATCGGATCAATGCGCAAGATGGGAGAAAGGCGTACGGAACTCGGACCATTTTCTTCCTCTCGGAGCAGGAGACTCTTAAGCCCATCGCCATCGAGTTGAGCCTTCCGCCTGCGCGAGTCGGCGACAGCAGGGCGAAGCGGGTGTTCACGCCTCCGGTGGACGCCACCAGCTGTTGGCTGTGGCAGTTGGCCAAGGCGCACGTATGCTCCAACGACGCCGGCGTTCACCAGCTTGTAAATCACTGGCTAAAGACGCACGCGTGCATGGAACCTTTCATAGTGGCCGCTCATCGACAGCTAAGCGCGATGCATCCCATCTACAAGCTGTTGAAGCCCCACATGAGGTACACGTTGCAAGTCAACGCCTTGGCTCGCCAGATCCTCATCAGCGGCGGCGGCATCATCGAGTCCAGCTTCACTCCGGGCCCAAGTGGCATGGAGATCTGCGCCGCCGTCTACCGCCAAAACTGGCGGATCGATCAGGAGACGCTTCCAGCTGATCTTATCAAAAG AGGCATGGCGGTGGAGGACTCGACGAAGCCGCACGGCCTGAGGCTGGTGATCGAGGATTACCCGTACGCCAGCGACGGTCTGCTTCTGTGGTCTGCAATCGAGGAGTGGGTGAAGAGGTACGTGGCGGCGTACTATCCGGACGCGGAGAGCGTGCTGTCCGACTTCGAGCTGCAGAGCTGGTACGCAGAGGCAGTCAACGTGGGGCACGCCGACGTGCGGTATGCGCCGTGGTGGCCGAGGCTGTCGAGCCCCGGCGAACTTAGCTCCTTCCTCACCACCGTCGTCTGGCTCTGCTCCGCCCAACACGCCGCCCTCAACTTCGGCCAGTACCCGCTCGGGGGCTACATCCCCAACCGCCCGCCCCTTCTCCGGCGGCTCGTCCCCACCGAGGGGGACCCCGAGTACGAGCACTTCCTGTCCGACCCGGCCAAGTTCTTCCTCGCGTCCTTACCGAGCCTGACGCAAACGACGACGTTCATGACGGTGATCGACACGCTGTCGACGCACTCGGTGGACGAGGAGTACCTGGGGGAGAGGCCGGACCCGTACACGTGGACAGGGGACGCCGAGATGGTGGAGGCGTTTCACGAGTTCGCCGCGAAGGTGCGGCGGGCCGAGGCGGAAATCGGGCGGCGAAACGCCGACCCAGACAGGCGGAACCGCTGCGGCGCCGGCGTGCTGCCGTACGAGCTTATGGCGCCGACTTCGGGACCGGGGATCACGTGCCGAGGTGTGCCCAACAGCGTCACGATTTGA